A window from Listeria seeligeri serovar 1/2b str. SLCC3954 encodes these proteins:
- a CDS encoding TIGR01457 family HAD-type hydrolase, with product MKNYKAYLIDLDGTMYRGAEVIPEAIIFIENLKRAGLPYLFVTNNSTKTPGQVAEHLTDMGIQAVSDDVFTTSQATVQFMLEQNREKTVYVIGERGIKQELTDNGFEITSSNPAFVVVGLDREVDYEKFAKAALAVRSGAMFISTNGDAAIPTERGLLPGNGSITSVVSVATETAPVFIGKPEPIIMEQALAKLGVTKDEALMVGDNYETDILAGINYGMDTLIVHTGFTSKEALQTKEVQPTYAVDKLTDWKIN from the coding sequence TTGAAGAATTATAAAGCTTATTTAATTGATTTAGATGGAACGATGTATCGCGGCGCAGAAGTTATCCCCGAAGCAATTATTTTTATCGAAAACTTAAAACGTGCCGGGTTACCATATTTATTTGTAACAAACAACTCAACGAAAACTCCAGGTCAAGTTGCCGAACACTTAACTGATATGGGGATTCAAGCGGTTAGTGATGATGTTTTTACGACTTCGCAAGCAACTGTCCAATTTATGCTGGAACAAAATCGTGAAAAAACGGTTTATGTTATCGGAGAACGTGGAATAAAACAAGAACTAACAGATAATGGATTTGAAATAACCTCTAGTAATCCAGCTTTTGTCGTTGTTGGTCTTGACAGAGAAGTCGATTATGAAAAATTTGCGAAAGCGGCTCTTGCTGTTCGAAGCGGTGCGATGTTCATTTCCACGAATGGTGATGCAGCAATTCCGACTGAACGCGGTTTATTGCCAGGGAATGGATCAATCACTTCGGTTGTTTCCGTGGCGACTGAAACAGCACCCGTTTTTATTGGTAAGCCAGAGCCGATTATTATGGAACAAGCACTCGCAAAACTCGGTGTAACAAAAGATGAAGCACTGATGGTGGGCGATAATTACGAGACCGATATTTTGGCAGGAATTAACTACGGAATGGATACATTAATTGTCCACACTGGTTTCACTTCAAAAGAAGCCTTGCAAACAAAAGAAGTCCAGCCAACTTATGCAGTAGATAAGCTAACTGATTGGAAAATAAACTAG
- a CDS encoding DUF1634 domain-containing protein, which translates to MTEKKDEMYRVELIVSALLRIGVVLSAIIIVFGLVMLFVTGETGYPGETYPTSLTAIFSGLSTLKPYAIMMFGLFCLILTPVLRVVVSLFTFLKEKDYLYVGITGLVLVILVISFLIGIKA; encoded by the coding sequence ATGACTGAGAAAAAAGATGAGATGTACCGCGTCGAACTTATTGTAAGTGCATTGTTACGAATCGGTGTTGTTTTGAGTGCAATTATCATTGTTTTCGGGCTTGTGATGCTTTTTGTGACTGGCGAAACCGGCTATCCTGGGGAAACTTATCCAACATCGCTCACCGCCATTTTTAGTGGACTTAGCACGCTTAAACCATACGCCATCATGATGTTTGGCCTATTTTGCTTAATTTTAACTCCAGTCTTACGCGTTGTCGTTTCTCTATTTACATTTTTGAAAGAGAAAGATTACTTGTATGTCGGAATCACTGGGCTAGTATTGGTTATTTTAGTTATTAGTTTTTTGATTGGTATTAAAGCCTAA
- the sufB gene encoding Fe-S cluster assembly protein SufB yields the protein MTEIPEIGEYQYGFHDKDTSVFRTERGLTEKVVREISNIKDEPEWMLEFRLKSLEQFYKMPMPTWGGDLSELKFEDITYYVKPSEQTVRSWDEVPEEIKRTFDKLGIPEAEQKYLAGASAQYESEVVYHNMKQDLEDLGIVFKDTDSALKENEDIFREYFAKVIPPTDNKFAALNSAVWSGGSFIYVPPGIKVDTPLQAYFRINSENMGQFERTLIIVDENASVNYVEGCTAPVYTTNSLHSAVVEIIVKPGAYCRYTTIQNWANNVYNLVTKRTFCEENATMEWIDGNIGSKLTMKYPAVHLRGEGARGTTLSIAIAGKGQRQDAGAKMMHYAPNTSSTIVSKSISKQGGNVTYRGIVHFGRNADGARSNIECDTLIMDNLSTSDTIPYNEILNSNISLEHEAKVSKVSEEQLFYLMSRGLSEEEATEMIVMGFIEPFTKELPMEYAVEMNRLIKFEMEGSIG from the coding sequence ATGACTGAAATTCCAGAAATTGGCGAATACCAATACGGATTCCATGATAAAGATACCTCTGTGTTCCGTACAGAACGCGGATTAACAGAAAAAGTTGTAAGAGAAATTTCGAATATTAAAGATGAACCAGAATGGATGCTTGAATTCCGTTTGAAGTCTTTAGAACAATTTTATAAAATGCCGATGCCGACTTGGGGTGGCGACTTATCAGAGCTTAAGTTTGAAGACATTACTTACTACGTGAAACCATCAGAACAAACCGTGCGTTCATGGGATGAAGTTCCTGAAGAAATTAAGCGTACTTTTGATAAACTTGGTATTCCTGAAGCAGAACAAAAATACTTGGCTGGAGCATCTGCACAGTACGAATCCGAGGTAGTTTATCATAATATGAAGCAAGACCTAGAAGACTTAGGAATTGTTTTTAAAGATACCGATTCTGCTTTAAAAGAAAATGAAGATATTTTCAGAGAGTATTTTGCTAAGGTGATTCCGCCAACTGATAATAAGTTCGCAGCTCTTAACTCTGCTGTTTGGTCAGGTGGTTCATTCATCTACGTACCACCAGGCATCAAAGTAGATACGCCGCTACAAGCTTATTTCCGGATTAACTCCGAAAACATGGGACAATTTGAACGGACGTTAATCATTGTGGATGAAAATGCGAGTGTAAACTATGTAGAAGGCTGTACGGCTCCTGTTTATACAACAAATTCACTTCACTCTGCGGTTGTTGAAATCATTGTTAAACCAGGCGCTTATTGCCGTTATACAACGATTCAAAACTGGGCAAATAACGTTTATAACTTAGTAACAAAACGTACTTTCTGTGAGGAAAATGCGACGATGGAATGGATTGATGGTAACATCGGTTCGAAATTAACGATGAAATACCCAGCCGTGCATTTACGTGGTGAAGGTGCGCGTGGAACAACCCTTTCTATCGCGATTGCTGGTAAAGGGCAACGTCAGGATGCCGGAGCAAAAATGATGCACTATGCGCCTAATACGTCGTCTACTATCGTATCGAAGTCGATTTCTAAGCAAGGCGGAAACGTAACGTACCGTGGAATCGTTCATTTTGGCCGTAATGCAGATGGAGCGCGTTCGAATATCGAGTGTGACACGCTAATAATGGATAATCTTTCCACATCTGATACCATTCCTTACAACGAAATTTTAAACAGCAACATCTCATTAGAACACGAAGCAAAGGTTTCTAAGGTTTCAGAAGAACAACTTTTCTATCTAATGAGTCGTGGTTTAAGCGAAGAAGAAGCGACCGAAATGATCGTAATGGGCTTCATTGAACCATTTACAAAAGAATTACCAATGGAATACGCCGTTGAAATGAACCGTTTGATTAAGTTTGAAATGGAAGGTTCGATTGGTTGA
- a CDS encoding cysteine desulfurase, whose product MIDIQKIRADFPILAQEINEKPLAYLDNAATSQKPKQVIRALTHYYEFDNANVHRGVHTLAARATDAFESARAKVAKFIHAREVAEIIFTRGTTSAINLVVDSYGNANIEAGDEIVISYLEHHSNLIPWQQLAKRKGAVLKYIELEEDGTISIEQAEKTITEKTKIVALAHVSNVLGTITPIKEIAALAHKVGAVILVDGAQAVPHMEVDVVDLDADFYAFSGHKMMAPTGIGALYGKRELLDKMEPTEFGGEMIDFVELYDSTWKELPWKFEAGTPIIGGAIALGAAIDYLTEIGIDTIHAYEQELVSYAIEQMSELEGITIYGPTDASKRCGLVTFNIEGAHPHDVATILDEDGVAIRAGHHCAQPLMKWLDVSSTARASFYIYNTKEEIDALIEGLKLTKEYFGL is encoded by the coding sequence ATGATTGATATCCAAAAAATTCGTGCGGATTTTCCAATACTAGCCCAAGAAATAAATGAAAAACCGTTAGCTTATTTAGATAATGCGGCCACTTCACAAAAACCAAAACAAGTTATCCGGGCCTTAACCCATTACTACGAATTTGATAATGCCAACGTCCACCGCGGTGTGCATACACTTGCGGCTAGAGCGACAGACGCTTTCGAATCAGCGCGTGCTAAAGTAGCAAAATTTATTCATGCACGGGAAGTAGCGGAAATTATCTTTACAAGAGGGACGACCTCCGCGATTAATTTGGTGGTAGATAGTTACGGAAACGCAAATATTGAAGCAGGCGATGAGATTGTTATTTCTTATTTAGAGCATCATTCTAATTTAATTCCGTGGCAACAACTTGCTAAACGCAAAGGCGCGGTTTTGAAATATATCGAGCTAGAAGAAGATGGAACCATTTCTATAGAACAAGCTGAAAAAACTATTACCGAAAAAACAAAAATAGTTGCCTTGGCACACGTCTCAAATGTTCTTGGCACAATTACACCGATTAAAGAAATTGCGGCACTAGCTCATAAAGTTGGCGCAGTTATACTTGTTGATGGGGCACAAGCGGTTCCTCACATGGAAGTAGATGTAGTCGATTTAGATGCTGATTTTTATGCTTTTTCTGGGCATAAAATGATGGCTCCTACTGGCATTGGTGCATTGTACGGAAAACGAGAATTGCTGGATAAAATGGAACCAACCGAATTTGGCGGAGAAATGATTGATTTTGTTGAATTGTACGATTCCACTTGGAAAGAACTACCATGGAAATTCGAAGCTGGGACACCAATTATCGGCGGAGCTATTGCGCTAGGTGCAGCAATTGATTACTTGACAGAAATTGGAATTGATACGATTCATGCATATGAACAAGAATTAGTAAGCTATGCAATCGAGCAAATGAGTGAGCTAGAAGGTATTACAATTTACGGCCCAACAGATGCAAGTAAACGTTGTGGTTTAGTGACATTTAATATCGAAGGCGCTCACCCGCATGATGTTGCAACAATTTTGGACGAAGACGGTGTGGCAATTCGCGCAGGTCATCACTGTGCGCAACCTTTGATGAAATGGTTAGACGTTTCTTCCACTGCTCGCGCAAGTTTTTATATTTATAATACAAAAGAAGAAATTGATGCTCTTATCGAAGGGCTCAAGTTAACAAAGGAGTATTTTGGATTATGA
- a CDS encoding YutD family protein, with translation MTITIQDLNYEIITNYRDAFDEEKLNERFSDILGRYDYIVGDWGYDQLRLKGFFEDDNRKAAYDNKISTLKEYIYEYCNFGCAYFVIKKVK, from the coding sequence GTGACGATTACGATTCAAGATTTAAATTATGAAATTATCACCAATTATCGCGATGCTTTTGACGAGGAAAAGTTAAATGAACGTTTTAGCGATATCCTTGGAAGATATGACTATATTGTCGGTGATTGGGGTTACGATCAACTTAGATTAAAAGGCTTTTTTGAGGATGATAATCGCAAAGCTGCTTATGACAACAAGATCAGTACATTAAAAGAATATATCTATGAATACTGCAATTTTGGTTGTGCTTATTTTGTCATAAAAAAAGTAAAATAG
- a CDS encoding sulfite exporter TauE/SafE family protein: MDITQTVEILLISVFAGVVGSLLGLGGGIIVTPALTLIFGIDIQYAIGASIISVIATSSGSAVAYIKDGITNLRVGMFLEIATTVGAITGAFVSGLLSATALYIIFGLLLLYSAFNMIKKVGSEFPTNVKPDPIATKLNLHDSYYDKSLRQTVDYQVANVPAGFGVMYGAGIASGLLGIGSGAFKVMALDVFMKMPLKVSSATSNLMMGVTAAASATVYLFQGDIQPAIAAPVAIGVLIGATLGTRVMQRLKSKVIRIIFIPVILYVAFQMILEGLGWI, encoded by the coding sequence TTGGATATTACGCAAACAGTCGAAATCCTTCTAATCTCTGTTTTTGCAGGGGTGGTTGGCTCTTTGCTTGGTCTTGGAGGCGGAATTATTGTAACGCCTGCCCTGACCCTTATTTTTGGAATTGACATCCAGTATGCGATTGGTGCGAGTATTATTTCCGTTATTGCTACAAGTAGTGGTTCTGCGGTCGCTTACATAAAGGACGGAATTACAAACTTACGAGTCGGTATGTTTCTGGAAATCGCTACAACAGTCGGCGCAATAACTGGCGCTTTTGTGAGTGGTCTACTTTCAGCAACAGCTTTATACATTATATTCGGTCTTTTACTACTTTATTCGGCTTTCAACATGATTAAAAAAGTGGGTTCAGAATTTCCAACGAACGTAAAACCAGATCCAATTGCTACAAAATTAAACTTGCATGATTCGTATTACGACAAATCGCTACGGCAAACGGTCGATTATCAAGTCGCGAATGTTCCCGCGGGCTTTGGCGTGATGTACGGAGCTGGGATTGCGAGTGGTTTGCTTGGTATCGGTAGCGGCGCTTTTAAAGTAATGGCACTTGATGTCTTTATGAAAATGCCGCTTAAAGTAAGCAGTGCGACTAGTAACTTAATGATGGGCGTAACTGCGGCTGCTAGTGCAACGGTATATTTATTCCAAGGTGACATTCAACCAGCAATTGCTGCTCCTGTTGCGATTGGGGTGTTAATTGGCGCCACACTTGGAACTCGCGTCATGCAACGTTTGAAAAGCAAAGTCATTCGGATTATTTTCATTCCTGTCATTTTATATGTTGCCTTCCAAATGATATTAGAAGGATTGGGGTGGATTTAA
- the sufC gene encoding Fe-S cluster assembly ATPase SufC produces MATLKIQDLHVEIEGKEILKGVNLEISTGEIHAIMGPNGTGKSTLSSAIMGHPKYEVTQGTITLDGEDVLEMEVDERARCGLFLAMQYPSEISGVTNAEFIRAAINSRREEGDEIPVMQFIRKLDAKMDILDMDEEMAERYLNEGFSGGEKKRNEILQLLMIEPKLAILDEIDSGLDIDALKVVSKGVNEMRGEGFGCLIITHYQRLLNYITPDFVHVMMQGKVVKEGGPELAKRLEAEGYDWIKQELGIELEEEEAVDQQ; encoded by the coding sequence ATGGCAACTTTAAAGATTCAAGATTTACATGTTGAAATAGAAGGAAAAGAGATTTTGAAAGGTGTTAATCTTGAAATTTCAACTGGAGAAATCCACGCAATCATGGGACCAAATGGAACAGGGAAATCTACGTTGTCCTCAGCGATTATGGGGCATCCGAAATATGAAGTAACACAAGGAACAATTACGCTCGACGGCGAAGATGTGCTAGAAATGGAAGTAGACGAACGCGCTCGTTGTGGTCTTTTCTTAGCGATGCAATATCCAAGTGAAATTAGCGGGGTTACAAATGCTGAATTCATCCGTGCAGCAATCAACAGCCGACGCGAAGAAGGCGACGAAATTCCAGTAATGCAATTTATCCGCAAATTAGACGCAAAAATGGATATTTTAGATATGGATGAAGAAATGGCAGAACGTTACTTAAATGAAGGATTTTCAGGCGGAGAGAAAAAACGTAATGAAATTCTCCAATTATTAATGATTGAGCCAAAACTAGCAATCTTAGACGAAATCGATTCCGGTCTTGATATTGATGCACTTAAAGTTGTCTCAAAAGGTGTAAACGAAATGCGCGGCGAAGGATTTGGCTGCTTAATTATCACCCATTACCAACGTTTGCTTAACTACATTACGCCAGACTTTGTACATGTAATGATGCAAGGGAAAGTAGTAAAAGAAGGCGGACCTGAACTTGCTAAACGTTTAGAAGCAGAAGGTTACGACTGGATTAAGCAAGAACTTGGTATTGAACTTGAGGAAGAAGAAGCAGTAGACCAACAATAA
- the sufU gene encoding Fe-S cluster assembly sulfur transfer protein SufU → MTSRKLDQLYRQVIMDHYKNPRNNGELPDSDVTIDLNNPTCGDQIHLHLKMDGDVIVAAKFTGSGCSISMASASMMTQSIIGKTEQEALKMSREFSEMVQGHDHETIDEYGDVEALAGVAKFPARIKCATLSWKAMERAIFEKEGTK, encoded by the coding sequence ATGACAAGCCGGAAATTAGATCAGCTTTATAGACAAGTCATTATGGATCACTATAAAAATCCGCGCAATAATGGAGAACTCCCGGATAGCGACGTAACCATTGACCTTAATAACCCAACATGCGGCGATCAAATCCACCTTCACTTAAAAATGGACGGTGACGTAATCGTAGCAGCGAAATTCACTGGTAGTGGCTGTTCGATTTCGATGGCCTCTGCTTCGATGATGACGCAAAGCATTATTGGGAAAACCGAGCAAGAAGCGTTAAAAATGTCCCGCGAGTTTTCAGAAATGGTACAAGGGCATGACCATGAAACCATTGATGAATACGGTGACGTGGAAGCTCTTGCTGGCGTTGCGAAATTCCCTGCAAGAATCAAGTGTGCGACGCTCTCCTGGAAAGCAATGGAGCGAGCAATCTTTGAAAAAGAAGGAACAAAATAA
- a CDS encoding DUF72 domain-containing protein, with product MITIGLTGWSDHDSLLQTKKLTLADYAAHFPVVEVDTSFYAIPSPRTTANWAAQTPEEFRFVVKAFSAMTKHKEWSQYFDSENAMYTAYMDMIAPISETGKLKAILFQFPPYFNCTKENVVYLKYIAGKMGDLPVAIEFRNNSWYTEQNTEKTLELLKELDFIHTVVDEPQVGSGSVPIILRETSPEMTMVRLHGRNQYGWMKASSPEWREVRTLYRYNDEEIKEWAKYVEHLQKLSKEVVVIFNNNSGGDAADNAKHLQTALNVEFHGLAPMQMDLFSE from the coding sequence GTGATTACAATCGGATTAACTGGGTGGAGTGATCATGATTCTTTGTTGCAAACGAAAAAATTAACTCTGGCTGATTATGCGGCACATTTTCCTGTGGTAGAAGTAGATACTAGTTTTTATGCCATTCCTTCGCCGAGAACGACGGCAAACTGGGCAGCGCAAACACCAGAAGAATTTCGTTTTGTGGTTAAAGCTTTTTCGGCAATGACGAAACACAAAGAATGGTCGCAGTATTTTGATAGTGAAAATGCAATGTATACGGCTTATATGGATATGATTGCACCAATAAGTGAAACGGGAAAATTAAAAGCGATTTTATTCCAATTTCCACCATATTTTAACTGTACGAAAGAAAATGTGGTTTACTTAAAATACATTGCTGGGAAAATGGGTGATTTGCCAGTTGCGATTGAATTTCGGAATAATTCTTGGTATACCGAACAAAATACCGAAAAAACGTTAGAGCTACTTAAAGAGTTAGACTTCATTCATACGGTTGTTGACGAGCCGCAAGTTGGTTCTGGAAGTGTGCCGATTATTTTACGCGAGACAAGTCCAGAAATGACAATGGTAAGATTACACGGTCGGAACCAATATGGCTGGATGAAAGCGAGTAGTCCTGAATGGCGCGAAGTCCGGACGCTATATCGTTATAATGATGAGGAAATTAAAGAATGGGCGAAATATGTCGAACACTTGCAAAAGTTGTCTAAAGAAGTCGTTGTCATTTTTAACAATAACAGCGGCGGGGATGCAGCAGACAATGCCAAACATTTACAAACGGCATTAAATGTGGAGTTCCATGGTTTGGCTCCAATGCAAATGGATTTATTTTCTGAGTAA
- a CDS encoding GNAT family N-acetyltransferase — protein MVSIQKVTKANFHDTAKLEVHPEQKIFVAENWYSIIEASFEETYHSLVIYADNTPVGYAMYGMDTEDGEFWLVRFMTGKEHQGKGYGGDALTQIIEKVKNLPEKPARLRLSYELENVVAEKFYAKYGFEKTGEIIDGEAVADLWFER, from the coding sequence ATGGTTTCTATCCAAAAAGTAACAAAAGCTAATTTTCACGATACGGCAAAACTAGAAGTACATCCAGAGCAAAAAATATTTGTGGCTGAAAACTGGTATTCAATCATTGAAGCGAGTTTTGAAGAAACATATCATTCGCTTGTTATTTATGCAGATAATACCCCAGTTGGTTATGCGATGTACGGAATGGACACAGAAGATGGGGAGTTTTGGCTTGTTAGGTTTATGACAGGAAAAGAACACCAAGGCAAAGGTTACGGCGGAGATGCCCTTACGCAAATCATCGAAAAAGTAAAAAATCTTCCAGAAAAACCGGCCCGACTTCGCTTATCTTATGAACTAGAGAATGTTGTAGCCGAAAAATTTTATGCGAAATACGGCTTTGAAAAAACAGGAGAAATTATTG
- a CDS encoding bifunctional metallophosphatase/5'-nucleotidase: MKHLTLWHTNDVHSHLEHWPRIFAFLKEKRTIASKEGDSALFFDIGDFLDRVHPLTEGTNGLANTDLLNQLPYDAVTFGNNEGTTLPHEDLDNLYKNAVFPVVCCNFFADKARTNQPDWVKSIVYKEINQIKVAIIGATAAFKEYYEEMGWGVEEPLSAIKKQIASLEKDTDLVIMLSHLGLPTDERIALEIPEVDVILGGHTHHLLENGKLEGQALLAAAGRWGEYVGKVDIVLTDDNQIHTKTATTFKTEDLPAPPNEANEIKAFFEKGRDELAEKVVAIPEKLAHNWFDDSEIAHILNDAVCEWTGAETFVMNAGIFMTDFEAGIVTAFDIHQMLPHPLNAIVLTMTGAELEILIDGIYRKKAELKDIPLRGFGFRGEFFGTILADRTGFDPVKEIALFDNKPIDKNRDYRIATHDTFVFAPFFPIVKQIKRKEVYTPELLRDILKWKLKKMYGQEENK, translated from the coding sequence ATGAAACATTTAACTTTATGGCATACAAATGATGTTCATAGTCACTTGGAGCATTGGCCACGCATTTTTGCTTTTCTAAAAGAGAAACGAACCATTGCAAGTAAAGAAGGCGATTCAGCGCTGTTCTTTGATATAGGTGACTTTTTGGACCGCGTTCATCCGCTTACTGAAGGCACAAACGGGCTTGCCAATACTGATTTACTCAATCAACTACCTTATGATGCAGTAACGTTTGGTAATAATGAAGGAACAACTTTACCACACGAAGACTTAGACAATTTATATAAAAATGCTGTTTTTCCAGTGGTTTGTTGTAATTTTTTTGCGGATAAAGCGAGAACAAATCAACCGGACTGGGTGAAATCAATTGTATATAAAGAAATAAATCAAATAAAAGTAGCAATAATTGGTGCCACAGCAGCATTTAAAGAATATTATGAAGAAATGGGCTGGGGAGTAGAAGAACCGCTTAGTGCAATAAAAAAACAAATTGCTAGCTTAGAAAAAGATACCGACTTAGTTATTATGCTGAGCCATTTAGGATTACCAACCGATGAACGAATTGCACTTGAAATCCCTGAAGTTGATGTTATTTTAGGTGGGCATACACATCATTTGCTTGAAAATGGAAAACTGGAAGGGCAGGCTCTACTCGCTGCTGCTGGACGGTGGGGAGAATATGTTGGTAAAGTGGATATTGTATTAACTGATGATAATCAAATCCATACTAAAACAGCGACCACCTTTAAAACAGAAGACCTACCAGCTCCACCAAACGAAGCAAATGAAATTAAAGCCTTTTTTGAAAAAGGACGAGATGAACTCGCGGAAAAAGTAGTTGCGATTCCTGAAAAGTTAGCGCATAATTGGTTTGATGACTCCGAAATTGCACATATTTTAAATGATGCTGTTTGTGAATGGACTGGCGCGGAGACATTTGTGATGAATGCAGGGATTTTTATGACGGATTTTGAAGCAGGAATTGTTACTGCTTTTGATATCCACCAAATGTTGCCTCATCCCCTTAATGCAATTGTACTCACAATGACTGGCGCGGAACTGGAAATATTGATTGACGGCATCTACCGAAAAAAAGCTGAACTAAAAGATATTCCTTTACGAGGATTTGGCTTTCGTGGTGAATTTTTCGGCACCATTTTGGCGGACCGTACTGGTTTTGACCCAGTGAAGGAAATCGCCCTTTTTGATAATAAACCAATTGATAAAAACCGGGATTACCGGATAGCGACGCATGATACTTTTGTATTTGCACCGTTTTTCCCAATTGTGAAACAAATAAAACGAAAAGAAGTATATACACCAGAATTATTACGAGATATTTTAAAATGGAAACTTAAAAAAATGTATGGGCAGGAGGAAAACAAGTGA
- the sufD gene encoding Fe-S cluster assembly protein SufD, whose protein sequence is MAENMTIKDDFIHAFSSNANEPDWFLDIRRSAFKAYGELDLPYVDKTKITRWNFTKFQTFIPFKEGVTNETLPEKVANLVDLDNKDANFYVQMDERPARLQLNQELIDQGVIFTDIITAVKNHPELVKKYFMTDAVQVNEHKLTAFHAALVNGGIFLYVPKNVEVKSPIQAVFVQDKAESPLVNHVLLVADDNSSVTYVENYVTVNNVPKGIVSIVEEVIAEKNARITFGGVDNLASGATAYVNRRGHIGTDSQIEWALGLMNDGDTINENVTNLMGDGSSADVKTVTVGRGKQTQNVTTRVTHYGKASTGTILSHGVMKESATTIFNGIGHIKHGASKSDAQQESRVLMLSPEARGDANPILLIDENDVVAGHAASVGRVDPLQLFYLMSRGISQKEAERLVIHGFLDPVVRKLPIESVKTMLREVIEGKVR, encoded by the coding sequence ATGGCAGAAAATATGACGATTAAAGATGATTTTATCCACGCTTTTTCAAGTAATGCGAATGAACCGGATTGGTTTTTAGATATTCGTCGCAGTGCTTTTAAAGCTTACGGGGAACTGGACTTACCTTATGTGGATAAAACAAAAATTACACGCTGGAATTTCACAAAGTTTCAAACTTTTATTCCTTTTAAAGAAGGAGTTACAAATGAAACTTTACCTGAAAAAGTAGCAAATCTAGTTGATTTAGATAATAAAGATGCAAACTTTTACGTTCAAATGGATGAACGCCCTGCGAGATTACAACTTAATCAAGAATTAATCGACCAAGGGGTTATTTTTACAGATATTATTACGGCTGTTAAAAACCATCCTGAACTTGTGAAAAAATACTTCATGACTGACGCGGTACAAGTCAATGAGCACAAGCTGACTGCGTTTCATGCGGCGCTTGTTAACGGTGGTATTTTCCTTTATGTACCTAAAAACGTCGAGGTGAAATCACCAATTCAAGCTGTTTTTGTTCAAGACAAAGCAGAATCGCCTTTAGTTAACCATGTGTTACTTGTTGCTGATGATAACAGCTCTGTCACATATGTAGAAAACTATGTAACTGTAAATAACGTGCCTAAAGGAATTGTTAGCATTGTTGAAGAAGTTATTGCAGAGAAAAATGCGCGAATTACTTTTGGTGGCGTAGATAATCTTGCTAGTGGAGCAACTGCTTACGTGAACCGTCGTGGTCATATCGGAACTGATAGCCAAATTGAATGGGCGCTTGGTTTAATGAATGATGGCGACACAATCAATGAAAACGTAACGAACTTAATGGGAGATGGTTCTTCCGCTGATGTGAAAACGGTGACTGTTGGACGTGGTAAGCAAACACAAAATGTTACAACACGAGTAACTCATTACGGAAAAGCTTCTACAGGTACGATTTTATCTCATGGTGTTATGAAAGAAAGTGCAACAACTATTTTTAACGGAATTGGTCACATTAAGCATGGTGCTTCTAAATCAGACGCACAACAAGAATCACGTGTACTAATGCTTAGCCCAGAAGCACGCGGCGATGCGAACCCAATTTTATTAATTGATGAAAATGATGTAGTTGCAGGTCATGCAGCCTCTGTTGGTCGTGTTGATCCTTTACAATTATTCTATCTGATGAGTCGCGGTATTTCACAAAAAGAAGCAGAACGATTAGTTATTCATGGCTTCTTAGACCCAGTAGTTCGTAAGTTACCAATCGAAAGTGTTAAAACAATGCTTCGGGAAGTAATCGAAGGGAAAGTGCGCTAA